Genomic segment of Geminocystis herdmanii PCC 6308:
TTACAAGCCGAAGTGGATTTAGCCAACGCCAATCAGGCTTTAACTGTGGCTATCTCCAATCAAAGAAACGCTAGACGCACCCTAGCAGAAGTATTAAGTGTTGGGCAAAATGTCGAGTTAACCGCCGCCGATGAAATTACCGAAAAAGGAATATGGCAATATACCCTAGAAGATAGTATTGTTATGGCTTTTAAGAATAGAGCCGAATTACAACAATTATTAGTCAGAAGGGAAATCAACGAACAGAATCGAGAAATTGCCTTATCGGAAACTCGCCCTCAAGTGGGCTTATTTGCCGGTTATAATTTTACTGGCACAGCTGCGGATACCTTAAACAATACAGGCTTTGCTAATGGTTATAACCTTGGTGCGAGACTCCGTTGGCGATTTTATGATGGTGGCACAGCTAGGGCAAGGGGAGATCAAGAAACCCGTAATATGGAGATTGATGAAACTAATTTTGCCAATCAACGGAATAAAATTAGGCTACAAGTAGAAACTGCTTACAATACCATGATTGCCAATAAAGAAAATATTGGTAGTACCGAAAAAGCCGTAGTTACCGCCACAGAAAGTCTCCGTTTAGCAAGATTAAGATTTCAAGCGGGGGTTGGTACACAAACCGATGTTATCAACGCTCAAAGAAGTTTAACGGAAGCTAGGGGTAACTTTTTACAAGCTATTATCGGTTATAACCAATCTTTAAACGAATTACAAAGAGCCGTTAGTAATTTACCCGACGGTAACTTATTTGAACTAAGATAATTTTCTTTGATAATCTCCAGACAACTTGTTTTTGTATTAACTTTTAAACAATGTATTTATTGTGATATTATGTTGTTAAACTTTCAAGTTGTCTTTTTACGATGAGGTTTAAAGAATTAGCCATGATTCAAGTCTCGAAAATCCCTTTACCTTTAGGAATTAAAATTTATCCGAAGGACGGCGCTAAAAATTTAACTATTAACGTAATTGTTGCGATTAATAATCCACTAACTACACTAATCAAAATACCTCTATTTGTAAACTCAAGATTATCTAACCTTTTGCTAAAACCCTCTTGATTACCCTTAATTGAGGCTATTTCTACTCTCATATCGTTTAACTTATTATCTACTTGCTCAAAACGAGAGTCTATTTTTTCATTAACTAGCTCGAATTTTCGATCGACTTGCTCAAATTTCGAGTTAATTAAATCCTTTAACTCTCTTAAATCGTTATCTGTTACTGTACTCATGGTAAAATCCTCTTAGTTATGAATGTATTTTGATTAGGAGTAATTGGCTGTTACTCCTAAACTTTATTTTAGTTCACTCTAAGTAGAATAATTTATAAGCCTTAACCCTTGCCTCAAATATCTTCAATTTAGTACCTACTAACTCATTTTTAATAGCGTACCTGAAACTTTATTAATAATGAGGCTATATTTCAGCCTCTTAAGTTTGATTAAATGTTAAGGGTAAAATACAAATTTACCGACAAACGTTAATAACCCAGTGACTAAAACTCCGATAATCCCAAATACTCCGAGGGTAACAGTATTTAATCGAGTCTCGACACTATCTAATCTTTTATTAATCCCATTTACATCACTTTTGAGGGTAGCTATATCAACTTTAATCGTTGTTAACTCCTCAAATACCCTCTCAAATTTCGAGTTAATTAAATCTTTTAACTCTCTTAACTCATTATCTGTTACTGTACTCATGGTAAAATCCTCTTAGTTTTAAGTCATTGCTTAGGAGTAATTACCCGTTACTCCTAAACCTCATTTTAGTTTACTTTAAGCTAATTGAAACAGTGCATCCCAGTCGATCGAGATTGAGGTATCATCATTTTCAGGTTGAGAAATCAAATCAAAGGCTTTATTTTTGGCAAAAGGATTGTTTAAGGCTTGAATTACCATATTTGCCACATCTCCCCTAGGGATAGAAGTAGGAATGCCGTTGGGAGGAGAGGCTAAAAATTCATCGTCTTTGCCTACCAATAACTCCCGTTTACCGTCTGGTTTATCCAGTAACCCTCCTGCCCGAATAATGGTGTAATTTATGGCAGAATCCATTAAATATTGTTCAGCTTTTCTTTTCCAGATTAAAATATTGCCGTTGCCAAGACGATTTAAAGGGTGATTTTCGTTTGTACCCCCCATTGAGCCGACAAGGATAATATGTTTAATTCCAGCTTTTTTAGCACTATCTATCTGGTTTTTTTGCCCTAACCAATCGACTTGTTCGGGTTTTCCGTTAGTTTCAAAATCAAACTCAGGGGGTTTTCCTTCCGAGGGAGGAGTAATCATTTTTGGCACGGCACTCGTTAAAATAATTAACTTTTCGCATCCTTCCAGTGCGATCGAAACATCCTCCAGTGATAGAATATCCCCGAAGATAAAATTATCAGTATTGCCAAAAATTTCTTGAGCCTTACGGCTCGATCGAGCAAAGGGTACAACTTGCCAACCATAATCATTAGATTGTAGCTTTTTCACCACCAAAGAACCAGTCCTACCCGTTGCGCCTGTTACTAAAACTTTTTTTGTCATATTTACAAATTGAACCTAAAATTGAGAATGCCAAAATATTATCTTATTATAGAACTTACCTACCAATAACGAGATTCCTGTCTTTACTCCTTACTTCTTACTCCTTACTTCCTACTTCTTACTTCTTACTCCTTACTTCTTACTTCTTACTTCTTACTTCTTACTCCTTACTCCTTACTCCTTACTCCTTACCCTTTACTCCTAATTTTATGGATTTATCTCTCGTTATCCCCATTTATAATGAAGCCGAAAATATACCCCTGCTTATCTCTGCTATTACTAATAGTTTAAAAGATACAAATTTTACTTATGAAATTATTTGTGTTGACGATGGTTCGATCGATGGTTCGATCGAAGTATTAAGAAGTGTTGCTAAAATCCATAGTCATGTCAAAGCCATTATCTTAAGACGTAATTATGGACAAACTCCCGCTATGGCAGCAGGTTTTGAAAAAGCCACAGGAAAAATAATTATCACCCTTGACGGCGATTTACAAAATGATCCTGCGGATATACCCTTATTAGTAGCGAAATTAGAGGAAGGCTATGATTTAGTTAGCGGTTGGCGCAAAAACCGTCAAGACGACACCTTAACTCGTCTTTTACCATCAAAAATTGCTAATTGGATCATCAGTAAAATAACAGGGGTAAAATTAAACGATTATGGATGCTCCCTTAAAGCATACCGTAGCGAATTGATCGCTGATCTTAATTTATACGGTGAATTACACCGTTTTTTACCTGCTTTAGCCTATATTGAAGGAGCAAAAATCACAGAAATTCCTGTTAATCATCATGCAAGGCGTTTTGGTAAAAGTAAATACGGTTTAGGTAGAACTTTTCGAGTAATAATGGATTTACTAACAGTTTTTTTTATCAAAAAATTTCTTACTCGCCCGATGCACGTCTTTGGCTTTTTCGGGCTATTTTCTTTGATATTAGGTGTTATGATTGGTAGTTATCTTACTTTTATCAAACTAGGATTAGGTAAAAGTATCGCCGATCGACCTTTATTGATATTATGTGTATTATTAATCTTAACAGGAGTGCAATTATTTTGCTTTGGTTTGCTAGGAGAATTATTAATGCGTACCTATCACGAATCTCAACAACGCCCTATCTACAGAATCAGAGAAATAGTAAATAATTAGGGGTTGATGAAAAAGTATTTTGATGAGGGGAAGTGTTAGGTTTTAGGTGTTAGGTTTTAGGTTAAAGAATGAAAAATCAAGGTTTTGAGGCTTTGCATAATATAAAAAAATATAGAGATATTATTAAAAATAAGGTCAAAAGTGTCGAATTTTTGAATAAAAATCCTTAAAACTGCGCACTTTTTTCTTAATGTATTATGCCTAAACCCTTGATTCTAATAGCTTTTTGAGTTATTCAGCAAACCCTATATACAGAAAGATTGTAATAAAATTTGAAGAAAATAAGGTTAAAACTTCAGCATACTTGTATTCTTAAATTAAAATTTATTTCAACGAGAGTTATTGATTGACTCTCATTTTCCATTCTTCATTCTCCATTAATTATTTATGTCAAATTCTATCGCTGATACCCTTTATTTACTTAAATCTACTGCGGATGAAGATATATCCTATCTGAAGACAAAAGCCGATCGAACTAGACAACAACAAAAAGGCGACACAGTAACTTATGTAATTAATCGCAATATCAACTTTACCAATATTTGTGAGCAACATTGTAGTTTTTGTGCCTTTAGACGAGATGCCCAAGAAGAAGGCTCATTTTGGCTTAATTTAGAAGATATTTTAGCAAAATGTCAGGGTGCGATCGAAAAAAATGCCACAGAAATTTGTATGCAAGGAGGATTAAATGTTGAAGCAAAAATCAACGGTAGTAGTTTGCAATACTATCTCCAATTAGTCACAGGAATTAAAAATAACTTTCCTCAGTTACATCTACACGCTTTTTCACCCCAAGAAGTGCAATTTATCGCCAGAGAAGATAATTTAACCTATAGTGATGTCATTTTAGCCTTAAAAGATCACGGAGTCGGTTCAATGCCCGGCACTGCTGCGGAAGTTTTAGATGATAACGTCAGAAAAATTATTTGCCCTGAAAAACTCAACTCCGATACTTGGTTAGAGATTGTTTCCACCGCCCATCGTTTAGGAATGCCCACCACTAGCACCATGTTATGTGGACATATCGAAACTCCAGAACAACAGTTGTCACATTTAAGTAAAATTCGATCGATCCAAGAAAAAGCCTTAGAAAAAAACTATCCAGCAAGGATAACAGAATTTATTTTACTCCCTTTCGTGGGAGAACAAGCACCAGCACCCCTAAGAAATCGTGTAGGCAGAAATCAACCCGATTTACAAGCTACCCTAAAATTAACCGCCGTTGCCCGTTTATTTTTAGGGGATGTAATACCCAATCATCAACCAAGTTGGGTAAAGTTAGGCTTAGATGGTGCATTAGATGCTTTGCAATGGGGTTGTAATGATATTGGCGGTACTCTGATGGAAGAACATATTACCACTATGGCAGGGGCGAAAGGAGGTACTTGTTTAGAGGAGGATACCATACAAAATGCCATCAGTTCGATCGATCGTCCTTATCGTCAACGAGATACTTTGTATCAAGTTCAGAGTGAATGAGTCATTTTTACCTCAGTAAACCATAAAATTGTCGGTTAGGGTAAGGAAAAGAAAGGGGAAGAAAATTTCATAAAAAAGTAATAATTGTTAATCAATATAATCAAACTTTAGAAAAAGTCTTATGAAAAAACTGAATTTACCAGTAATTATTGAAAAAGATGAAGAAGGTTATTTCGCCTACTGCCCTTCACTTCAAGGTTGTTATACTCAAGGGGATTCTTATGAAGAAATTATCGACAATATCAAAGATGCTATTTTACTACATCTTGAAGATCGTATTGCTAATGGAGAGGAATTACCCAATATTGGACAAATAAGTTTAACTTCTGTGGAGGTAGTCGCTTGAGTAATCGTTTTCCTAGAGTTACCGCTAACGATGTTATTCGGGTAATAGAAAAAATAGGATTTATTTTAGTAAGACAGAGTGGGAGTCATAAAATTTATAAAAATTCTGAAGGAAAAAGGGTGACAATTCCTTATCACGCCACAGAAATTTTGAAAGTTAAAACTTTAAAAAGTATCTTAAATGATGCTAATTTAAAAGTTGATGAGTTTACTAATTTACTATAAATTTTTCATTTATTTTTTATATTTTTGACGATATTTTTTGATTGCTGTTGTTAATTTTCCTTGTAATTGAGGAGGATTTTCTATGACAGATAACAATAAATCTTGATCTTGATTTGATAATACTAATTTCTCATAATTATTCTTACTTTGAATCATAATCTGTATATGGATATTCAGCTTAATTTTAGTTTACCTTAATTATTCGTACAATGTCCACACATTTTTTTGCTCAAGCAAAGTTATATTACAAAATATTACTTGCTAACAAGATTTTATACTTATCAAAGATATTGAACAGTTAAAGTTGTTTTAACTATATCATGAAATTTATCTTTTGCCGCCATTTAAAATTTTTTGTTAAGATGATTAAATTATATCTCTCAATTCTGAGAAGTTCGGTTTTACTCAACTACAGTTTCCAATAAAATTGCTACATTATAGATATTAGATTAATTGTTGTAAATAAACATTAAGGGAGAAAAGCAGTGAATAATAGAACAAATCAAAATAGTAGATTTTTTAACCAACCTGACGAGGATAATAATTTTTTAGAGTATTTACAGTCACTAACTCCTGAAACCATAAGTCAACTTTCTAAACCTCAATCTCAAGAGGTGTTTCAGGTGATGGAGAGAAATATAATGGGAATGCTTGGTAGTTTGCCCTCAGAACATTTTGGAGTTATGGTTAGTACCAATCGGGAAAATCTAGGGCGTTTATTAGCTTCAGCTATGATGAGTGGTTATTTTCTCAGAAACGCAGAACAAAGAATGGATTTTGAAAAGGCTTTATTCAGTGTTGATCATGATGAAAATCCCGATCGAACTTAAGGTTAAGAACGATCGGGACGAAGTAATAAGTAATAAGTAATAAGTAACTTTATTCTCTATTATTTATGGTTATTTGTCAAGATTAGATTTTTATTTTTGTGAGATTTTGTTAATGTTTCGTTTAGCCGTTGACAGTGACTTTGAGATTTTAAGAGAAATATATCGTCTAAGTATCCAAAAATTAGCCCCTAGTTTATATTCTCATGATCAAGTCATCGCTTGGTCTGCTTTCCCTGACAATTTTGCTAAATTTCACGACTT
This window contains:
- a CDS encoding DUF760 domain-containing protein; translation: MNNRTNQNSRFFNQPDEDNNFLEYLQSLTPETISQLSKPQSQEVFQVMERNIMGMLGSLPSEHFGVMVSTNRENLGRLLASAMMSGYFLRNAEQRMDFEKALFSVDHDENPDRT
- a CDS encoding glycosyltransferase family 2 protein, with protein sequence MDLSLVIPIYNEAENIPLLISAITNSLKDTNFTYEIICVDDGSIDGSIEVLRSVAKIHSHVKAIILRRNYGQTPAMAAGFEKATGKIIITLDGDLQNDPADIPLLVAKLEEGYDLVSGWRKNRQDDTLTRLLPSKIANWIISKITGVKLNDYGCSLKAYRSELIADLNLYGELHRFLPALAYIEGAKITEIPVNHHARRFGKSKYGLGRTFRVIMDLLTVFFIKKFLTRPMHVFGFFGLFSLILGVMIGSYLTFIKLGLGKSIADRPLLILCVLLILTGVQLFCFGLLGELLMRTYHESQQRPIYRIREIVNN
- a CDS encoding SDR family oxidoreductase, encoding MTKKVLVTGATGRTGSLVVKKLQSNDYGWQVVPFARSSRKAQEIFGNTDNFIFGDILSLEDVSIALEGCEKLIILTSAVPKMITPPSEGKPPEFDFETNGKPEQVDWLGQKNQIDSAKKAGIKHIILVGSMGGTNENHPLNRLGNGNILIWKRKAEQYLMDSAINYTIIRAGGLLDKPDGKRELLVGKDDEFLASPPNGIPTSIPRGDVANMVIQALNNPFAKNKAFDLISQPENDDTSISIDWDALFQLA
- a CDS encoding TolC family protein gives rise to the protein MSYLKSFPLLLSTLCLNIGYINPILAQSVDANLDRFNPNANPLQFPTKPKEVEIDQQQSISLEEAIEIALKNNKDLQAARIELQKAEDGLRASQGAELPTVDGNLEFNQRGQDTSPQGGDVFRHQSQFLGGLEVGYDLYSGGRRSASIERSRREIYFNKLDVERISEETRFNVTNSYYELQNRDAQVAIAQAAIEDFSQTLRDAQLLEQAGLGTRFDVLQAEVDLANANQALTVAISNQRNARRTLAEVLSVGQNVELTAADEITEKGIWQYTLEDSIVMAFKNRAELQQLLVRREINEQNREIALSETRPQVGLFAGYNFTGTAADTLNNTGFANGYNLGARLRWRFYDGGTARARGDQETRNMEIDETNFANQRNKIRLQVETAYNTMIANKENIGSTEKAVVTATESLRLARLRFQAGVGTQTDVINAQRSLTEARGNFLQAIIGYNQSLNELQRAVSNLPDGNLFELR
- the cofH gene encoding 7,8-didemethyl-8-hydroxy-5-deazariboflavin synthase subunit CofH, yielding MSNSIADTLYLLKSTADEDISYLKTKADRTRQQQKGDTVTYVINRNINFTNICEQHCSFCAFRRDAQEEGSFWLNLEDILAKCQGAIEKNATEICMQGGLNVEAKINGSSLQYYLQLVTGIKNNFPQLHLHAFSPQEVQFIAREDNLTYSDVILALKDHGVGSMPGTAAEVLDDNVRKIICPEKLNSDTWLEIVSTAHRLGMPTTSTMLCGHIETPEQQLSHLSKIRSIQEKALEKNYPARITEFILLPFVGEQAPAPLRNRVGRNQPDLQATLKLTAVARLFLGDVIPNHQPSWVKLGLDGALDALQWGCNDIGGTLMEEHITTMAGAKGGTCLEEDTIQNAISSIDRPYRQRDTLYQVQSE
- a CDS encoding type II toxin-antitoxin system HicB family antitoxin yields the protein MKKLNLPVIIEKDEEGYFAYCPSLQGCYTQGDSYEEIIDNIKDAILLHLEDRIANGEELPNIGQISLTSVEVVA
- a CDS encoding type II toxin-antitoxin system HicA family toxin, which gives rise to MSNRFPRVTANDVIRVIEKIGFILVRQSGSHKIYKNSEGKRVTIPYHATEILKVKTLKSILNDANLKVDEFTNLL